From a region of the Bradyrhizobium diazoefficiens genome:
- the rsmH gene encoding 16S rRNA (cytosine(1402)-N(4))-methyltransferase RsmH yields the protein MSSAPHVPVLGREAIAHLVPREGGIYVDATFGAGGYSRAILEIPGTRLIAIDRDRTAIAGGAALVERSAGRLTLVEDRFSSLAEICAAQGVETIDGVVMDVGVSSMQLDQAGRGFSFRLDGPLDMRMGQSGPTAADVVARASEGELADIIYLFGEERHSRRIARAIVADRQETPFTTTRALADLVARVVRSKPGDIHPATRTFQALRIFVNEELEELQTALAAAERVLKPGGRLVVVSFHSLEDRIVKNFLSERSKTGGGSRHLPEVAQVPPSFQLLTRRPVVAGEDEVAHNPRARSAKLRAAERTAAPAHENGEQSSWPKLSDVMRGG from the coding sequence ATGAGTTCGGCTCCGCACGTTCCCGTTCTTGGCCGTGAGGCCATCGCTCATCTCGTCCCGCGCGAGGGTGGCATCTATGTCGACGCTACTTTTGGCGCCGGCGGCTATAGCCGCGCGATTCTGGAGATACCGGGAACTCGGCTCATTGCCATTGACCGCGACCGCACCGCAATCGCAGGCGGTGCCGCACTGGTCGAACGTTCCGCCGGCCGGCTGACCCTGGTCGAGGACCGCTTCTCCAGCCTTGCCGAAATCTGTGCGGCGCAGGGCGTCGAGACGATCGACGGCGTCGTGATGGATGTCGGGGTGTCCTCGATGCAGCTCGACCAGGCCGGTCGCGGCTTTTCCTTCCGTCTCGACGGTCCGCTCGACATGCGGATGGGGCAGTCGGGGCCGACTGCGGCCGATGTCGTCGCCCGCGCCTCGGAAGGCGAACTCGCCGACATCATCTATCTCTTCGGCGAGGAGCGGCATTCGCGCCGCATCGCCCGTGCCATCGTGGCAGACCGGCAGGAGACCCCATTCACGACCACGCGTGCGCTCGCCGACCTTGTCGCCAGGGTCGTGCGCTCGAAGCCCGGAGATATTCATCCGGCGACGCGGACGTTTCAGGCGTTGCGCATCTTCGTCAACGAGGAGCTCGAGGAACTCCAGACCGCACTGGCCGCTGCCGAGCGTGTGCTCAAGCCGGGTGGCCGCCTCGTCGTGGTCTCGTTCCACTCGCTGGAAGACCGCATCGTCAAGAATTTCCTCTCTGAGCGTTCAAAAACCGGCGGCGGCTCGCGGCATCTGCCGGAGGTGGCGCAAGTTCCGCCAAGCTTCCAGCTTCTGACGCGGCGGCCCGTCGTCGCCGGTGAAGACGAAGTCGCGCACAATCCGCGCGCGCGTTCCGCAAAGCTGCGCGCGGCCGAACGCACCGCGGCGCCGGCGCACGAGAATGGCGAGCAATCGTCCTGGCCCAAACTCTCCGACGTGATGAGGGGCGGCTAG
- a CDS encoding penicillin-binding protein 2, whose protein sequence is MSPATPAKPAEKPTEPWRQRLIRSLLYGRNVDRAAKARARVGLAMLAFASVYALIGGRLVMFAIGADAHGARRAAAQEVVATARPDIVDRNGAILATDVKAASLFGEPRRIIDKDEAIELLTATVPDLDEAEVRERLSSRKGFVWLKREVTPAQQQAIHKLGIPGIGFLRENKRVYPTGNEVAHLIGLVNIDNQGIAGMEKWLDNQGLADLHRAGFATDRLQKPVELSVDLRVEHALRDELLKAKDKFHAKAASGLVSNVKTGEIVAMVSVPDFDPNNPKEAHDPDRINRLTTGVYEMGSTFKAFTLAMALDSGKSDLNSMWDARGPLHYGRFAIHDDHPLGRFINMKEVFYYSSNVGAARIALSQGVEAHKAFLRKMGQLDRLRTELPESASPILPKHWGELNTVTISFGHGMAVAPLQAVMGIDALVNGGYLIPPTFVKRTEEEAMAVAKRVIKPETSDKMRYLMRLNAEVGTAKKADVPGYYIGGKTGTAEKVINGRYAKKRVLNAFTAILPADNPKYQLLVMLDEPQPLKETYGFITSGWNAVPTGGKVIERIAPLLGIEPRFNLPPSDRLILAASRTTQ, encoded by the coding sequence ATGAGCCCGGCGACGCCTGCAAAACCAGCCGAAAAGCCGACCGAGCCCTGGCGCCAGCGGCTGATCCGTAGCCTGCTCTACGGGCGCAACGTCGATCGCGCCGCCAAGGCGCGCGCCCGCGTTGGTCTGGCGATGCTCGCCTTCGCCTCGGTCTACGCCCTGATCGGCGGCCGGCTCGTGATGTTCGCGATCGGCGCCGATGCCCATGGTGCACGCCGCGCCGCTGCGCAGGAAGTGGTGGCGACCGCACGCCCCGACATCGTCGACCGCAACGGCGCCATCCTTGCGACCGACGTCAAGGCAGCGAGCCTGTTCGGCGAGCCGCGCCGCATCATCGACAAGGACGAGGCGATCGAGCTTCTCACCGCGACCGTGCCCGACCTCGACGAGGCCGAGGTGCGCGAGCGCCTGTCGTCGCGCAAGGGCTTCGTGTGGCTCAAGCGCGAGGTCACGCCGGCGCAGCAGCAGGCGATTCACAAGCTCGGCATTCCCGGCATCGGGTTCCTGCGCGAGAACAAGCGCGTCTATCCGACCGGCAACGAAGTTGCCCACCTCATCGGTCTCGTCAACATCGACAACCAGGGCATCGCCGGCATGGAGAAGTGGCTCGACAATCAGGGCCTCGCCGATCTCCACCGCGCCGGCTTTGCCACCGACCGGCTGCAGAAGCCGGTCGAGCTCTCGGTCGATCTGCGCGTCGAGCACGCGCTGCGCGACGAGCTGTTGAAGGCGAAGGACAAGTTTCACGCCAAGGCGGCCTCCGGGCTCGTCTCCAACGTCAAGACCGGCGAGATCGTGGCGATGGTCTCGGTGCCGGATTTCGATCCGAACAATCCGAAGGAAGCGCACGACCCCGATCGCATCAACCGCCTGACCACCGGCGTCTACGAGATGGGCTCGACCTTCAAGGCCTTCACGCTGGCAATGGCGCTCGATTCCGGCAAGTCCGATCTCAATTCGATGTGGGACGCGCGTGGGCCTTTGCATTACGGCAGGTTCGCCATCCACGACGACCATCCGCTTGGCCGCTTCATCAACATGAAGGAAGTGTTCTACTACTCCTCCAACGTCGGTGCGGCGCGCATCGCGCTGTCGCAAGGCGTCGAGGCCCACAAGGCGTTCCTGCGCAAGATGGGACAGCTCGATCGCCTGCGCACCGAACTGCCGGAGAGTGCCTCGCCGATCCTGCCGAAGCATTGGGGGGAGCTGAACACCGTCACTATCTCCTTCGGCCACGGCATGGCGGTCGCTCCGCTGCAGGCGGTGATGGGCATCGATGCGCTGGTCAATGGCGGCTATCTCATTCCGCCGACCTTCGTGAAGCGTACCGAAGAAGAGGCAATGGCGGTGGCCAAGCGCGTGATCAAGCCCGAGACCTCGGACAAGATGCGGTATTTGATGCGGCTCAACGCCGAGGTTGGCACCGCGAAGAAGGCCGATGTTCCCGGCTACTATATCGGCGGCAAGACCGGCACCGCGGAAAAGGTCATCAACGGCCGTTACGCCAAAAAGCGAGTTCTCAACGCCTTCACGGCGATCCTCCCGGCGGACAATCCGAAGTACCAGCTGCTGGTCATGCTGGACGAGCCGCAGCCGTTGAAGGAGACCTACGGTTTCATCACTTCCGGCTGGAACGCCGTGCCCACGGGCGGCAAGGTGATCGAACGGATCGCGCCGCTGCTCGGCATCGAGCCCCGCTTCAATCTGCCGCCGTCCGACCGCCTTATTCTTGCAGCATCCAGGACAACCCAGTAA
- a CDS encoding UDP-N-acetylmuramoyl-L-alanyl-D-glutamate--2,6-diaminopimelate ligase: MKLRDLIGQDVLGNDAAIEPAVAALEVTGAALDSRVVKPGDLFFALAGSKTDGTRFIDAAVAAGAVAVVGHHAPDGSKVPFITVANPRRALALTAARFFPAQPATIAAVTGTSGKTSVAAFTRQIWEQLGHASASIGTIGLVSPKRTVYGSLTTPDPIALHRQIDEIAREGVTHLAFEASSHGLDQYRLDGVRITAGGFTNLSRDHMDYHPTVAHYLAAKLRLFRELVSPGGAAVISADHDCSADVIDAAKARGLRVMTVGRNVDGAGEGIRLAAADVEGFSQVLALEHRGKRYAIRLPLVGEFQIENALVSAGLAIGTGSDAADVFASLEHLEGAKGRLERVGERNGAPIFVDYAHKPDALAKALQALRPYAKRRLVVVFGAGGERDAGKRPIMGEIAAENADGIIITDDNPRSEKPEAIRAAILATAKGAREIGDRAAAIRAAIEELEDGDALLIAGKGHETGQIVGREVLPFSDHEAVAAALASRVA, from the coding sequence ATGAAGCTGCGCGACCTCATAGGTCAGGACGTTCTGGGCAATGATGCCGCAATCGAGCCCGCTGTCGCGGCGCTCGAGGTGACCGGCGCTGCCCTTGACAGCCGCGTGGTCAAGCCGGGCGATCTCTTCTTCGCGCTTGCGGGCAGCAAGACCGACGGCACACGCTTCATCGACGCTGCGGTTGCAGCAGGCGCGGTCGCCGTCGTGGGCCACCATGCACCCGACGGCAGCAAGGTGCCGTTCATCACGGTTGCCAATCCGCGCCGCGCGCTCGCGCTGACCGCCGCGAGATTCTTTCCAGCACAACCGGCGACCATCGCCGCGGTGACCGGCACCAGCGGCAAGACCTCGGTCGCCGCATTCACGCGCCAGATCTGGGAGCAGCTGGGACATGCCTCCGCCAGCATCGGCACGATCGGCCTCGTCTCGCCCAAGCGCACCGTCTACGGTTCGCTCACGACGCCGGATCCGATCGCGCTGCACCGCCAGATCGACGAGATCGCGCGCGAGGGCGTTACACATCTCGCCTTCGAAGCATCGTCGCACGGACTCGATCAGTATCGCTTGGACGGGGTGCGCATCACCGCCGGCGGCTTCACCAATCTGTCGCGCGACCACATGGATTATCATCCGACCGTCGCCCATTATCTTGCCGCCAAGCTGCGCCTGTTCAGAGAACTCGTTTCCCCGGGCGGTGCGGCAGTGATCTCGGCCGATCACGATTGCTCGGCCGATGTCATTGACGCAGCGAAGGCGCGCGGCTTGCGCGTGATGACGGTCGGCCGCAACGTCGACGGGGCGGGCGAGGGCATTCGTCTCGCCGCTGCCGACGTGGAAGGTTTTTCGCAGGTGCTCGCGCTCGAGCATCGCGGCAAGCGCTATGCCATCCGGCTGCCGCTGGTCGGCGAATTCCAGATCGAGAACGCGCTGGTGTCGGCCGGCCTTGCCATCGGCACCGGCAGCGATGCGGCCGATGTGTTTGCGAGCCTCGAACATCTCGAAGGCGCCAAGGGCCGTCTCGAGCGCGTCGGCGAGCGCAACGGCGCGCCGATCTTCGTCGACTACGCGCACAAGCCCGACGCGCTGGCCAAGGCGCTGCAGGCGCTGCGGCCCTACGCCAAGCGCAGGCTGGTCGTCGTGTTCGGCGCCGGCGGCGAGCGCGATGCCGGCAAGCGGCCGATCATGGGCGAGATCGCGGCCGAGAATGCAGACGGTATCATCATCACCGACGACAATCCGCGCAGCGAGAAGCCGGAAGCGATCCGCGCCGCGATCCTCGCCACCGCGAAAGGCGCCCGTGAAATCGGCGACCGTGCCGCGGCGATCCGCGCCGCGATCGAGGAGCTGGAAGACGGCGATGCGCTGCTCATCGCCGGCAAGGGCCACGAGACCGGGCAGATCGTCGGCCGAGAGGTTTTGCCCTTCAGTGACCACGAGGCGGTCGCCGCCGCATTAGCGTCGAGGGTTGCATGA
- the murF gene encoding UDP-N-acetylmuramoyl-tripeptide--D-alanyl-D-alanine ligase has protein sequence MSAPIWTVAEVARALGAEGSFPDTPIDFVTQDSRLVKPGSLFVALSGTPSGGFVSAFASARDGWEFADKAEASGAVAMIVPHEIAGIGIPQIVVKDTLIDGLWRLARAARARFHGPVIGLTGSAGKTSTKEFLAAYPNAYASPSSFNNFWGVPLTLCNAKPDASLWVVEMGMNQRGEIARLSELTRPTVALVVNVQPVHLEKLGSLDAIRREKVSIALGLPEDGVLVLPAGIKASDWKGKVVRFGEHAEVHEVAHAPHGESWQVVAALGKKEIAFSLTPGAPHRVQNALAALAAIRAANLDPATLAIKLDRVGIMTGRGVEQAVGGITVIDDSFNGNPASVAAALQSLQARNVTGGRRVAVLGDMLELGDNAPDYHIALAKHLDGIDGVYCVGPLMRHLYEVLPAGKGLGWHDDPASLKPGEIANLLRAGDVVVVKGSKKMFWVNKFVPGLVAALQAKA, from the coding sequence ATGAGCGCGCCGATATGGACGGTTGCCGAAGTGGCGCGTGCGCTGGGCGCTGAAGGATCTTTCCCGGACACCCCGATCGATTTCGTCACCCAGGACAGCCGCTTGGTGAAACCGGGCAGCCTGTTCGTCGCGCTGAGCGGTACGCCGAGCGGCGGCTTCGTGTCGGCCTTCGCCAGCGCGCGTGACGGCTGGGAGTTCGCGGACAAGGCGGAAGCCTCAGGCGCGGTCGCGATGATCGTGCCGCACGAGATCGCGGGCATCGGCATTCCGCAAATCGTCGTCAAGGACACGCTGATCGACGGCCTCTGGAGGCTCGCGCGCGCCGCGCGCGCCCGTTTCCACGGGCCCGTGATCGGGCTCACCGGCAGCGCGGGCAAGACCAGCACCAAGGAGTTTCTGGCGGCCTATCCGAACGCCTATGCGAGCCCGTCAAGCTTCAACAATTTCTGGGGCGTGCCGCTGACACTGTGCAACGCGAAGCCCGATGCCAGCCTCTGGGTCGTCGAGATGGGCATGAACCAGCGCGGCGAGATCGCGCGGCTCAGCGAATTGACCCGTCCGACGGTGGCGCTCGTCGTCAACGTTCAGCCCGTGCATCTGGAAAAGCTCGGCTCGCTCGACGCCATCAGGCGCGAGAAGGTATCGATCGCGCTCGGCCTGCCCGAGGATGGAGTCCTGGTGCTGCCGGCCGGGATCAAGGCGTCCGACTGGAAGGGCAAGGTCGTACGCTTCGGCGAGCACGCCGAGGTGCATGAGGTTGCGCACGCGCCGCATGGCGAGAGCTGGCAGGTCGTCGCCGCACTCGGCAAGAAGGAGATCGCCTTCAGCCTGACGCCGGGCGCGCCGCACCGCGTGCAGAATGCGCTGGCTGCGCTCGCGGCGATCCGTGCGGCCAATCTCGATCCGGCGACGCTCGCGATCAAGCTCGACCGGGTCGGCATCATGACCGGCCGCGGCGTCGAGCAGGCGGTCGGCGGCATCACGGTGATCGACGACAGTTTCAACGGCAATCCGGCCAGCGTCGCTGCCGCGCTGCAAAGCCTCCAGGCGCGCAACGTGACCGGCGGCCGCCGCGTTGCGGTGCTCGGCGACATGCTGGAGCTCGGCGATAATGCGCCAGACTATCACATCGCCCTCGCCAAACATCTCGACGGTATTGACGGCGTCTACTGCGTCGGCCCTCTGATGCGCCATCTCTATGAGGTGCTCCCGGCCGGCAAGGGCCTCGGCTGGCACGACGATCCCGCCTCTCTGAAACCGGGAGAGATCGCAAATCTGTTGAGGGCAGGCGATGTCGTGGTTGTCAAGGGCAGCAAGAAGATGTTCTGGGTCAACAAGTTTGTGCCGGGTCTGGTGGCCGCCTTGCAGGCAAAGGCGTAA
- the mraY gene encoding phospho-N-acetylmuramoyl-pentapeptide-transferase, translating to MFYWLIDLSNTFSGFGAVRAFLNVFRYITFRTGGAVVTGALFVFLFGPWIIDHLRIRQGKGQPIRTDGPQSHLSKKGTPTMGGLMILSGLTVGTVLWANPLNPYVWIVLAVTLGFGFVGFYDDYLKVTKQTTTGFGGKLRLLIEAAIALVACYALVRLNRDPASTALTIPFLKDTVLHFGWFFIVFGAFVIVGAGNAVNLTDGLDGLAIVPVMIATASFAMIAYLAGNAVFAEYLQIKYVAGTGELAVLCGALLGAGLGFLWFNAPPASIFMGDTGSLALGGMLGSIAVAVKHEIVLAVIGGLFVLEAVSVIVQVVSFKLTGKRIFRMAPIHHHFEQLGWTEPQIVIRFWIISVMLALAGLSTLKLR from the coding sequence ATGTTTTACTGGCTAATCGATCTCTCCAACACATTTTCGGGCTTCGGTGCCGTTCGCGCCTTCCTGAATGTCTTCCGCTACATCACTTTCCGCACCGGAGGCGCCGTCGTCACCGGCGCGCTGTTCGTGTTCCTGTTCGGGCCCTGGATCATCGATCATTTGCGCATCCGTCAGGGCAAGGGCCAGCCGATCCGCACCGATGGGCCGCAATCGCATCTCAGCAAGAAGGGCACGCCCACGATGGGCGGGCTGATGATCCTGTCCGGCCTCACGGTCGGCACGGTGCTGTGGGCCAATCCGCTCAACCCCTACGTCTGGATCGTGCTGGCGGTGACGCTCGGCTTCGGTTTTGTCGGCTTCTATGACGATTACCTCAAGGTGACCAAGCAGACGACGACCGGGTTCGGCGGCAAGCTTCGTCTGCTGATCGAGGCGGCGATCGCGCTGGTCGCCTGCTACGCTCTGGTGCGGCTGAACCGCGATCCCGCATCGACCGCGCTGACGATTCCCTTCCTCAAGGATACGGTGCTGCATTTCGGCTGGTTCTTTATCGTGTTCGGTGCCTTCGTCATCGTCGGGGCCGGCAATGCGGTGAATCTCACCGATGGCCTCGATGGTCTCGCCATCGTGCCCGTGATGATCGCGACCGCAAGCTTTGCGATGATCGCCTATCTCGCCGGCAACGCGGTGTTCGCCGAATATCTCCAGATCAAATATGTCGCCGGCACCGGCGAGCTCGCGGTGCTCTGCGGCGCGCTGCTGGGTGCCGGGCTCGGCTTCCTCTGGTTCAACGCGCCGCCGGCCTCGATCTTCATGGGCGACACCGGGTCGCTCGCGCTTGGCGGCATGCTGGGTTCCATCGCGGTCGCGGTGAAGCACGAGATCGTGCTCGCGGTGATTGGCGGCCTGTTTGTGCTGGAGGCGGTCTCCGTCATCGTGCAGGTCGTATCGTTCAAGCTCACCGGAAAACGCATCTTCCGGATGGCGCCGATCCACCACCATTTCGAGCAGCTCGGCTGGACCGAGCCGCAGATCGTCATCCGGTTCTGGATCATCTCGGTGATGCTGGCACTCGCTGGCCTGTCCACGCTGAAGCTGCGGTGA
- the murD gene encoding UDP-N-acetylmuramoyl-L-alanine--D-glutamate ligase produces the protein MIPVTSLAGKTVAVFGLGGSGLASCHALKAGGAEVIAADDNAENVAKAAQAGFITADLRNVSWANFASLVLAPGVPLTHPVPHWSVLKAREAGVEVIGDIELFCRERRRHAPDAPFVAITGTNGKSTTTALIAHLTKVAGYDTQMGGNIGTAILSLEPPRMGRVHVIEMSSYQIDLTPSLDPSVGILLNISEDHIDRHGTVAHYAAVKERLVAGVQPGGTSIVGVDDGYCRDIADRLDRAGKNVVRISVKNPLASGIHVEHGNIVRTSGGARSEVAALGGIGSLRGQHNAQNAACAAAAALAMGINLDVLQNGLRSFPGLAHRMEQVGRRGNVLFVNDSKGTNADATAHALSSFSDIFWIAGGKPKAGGITSLTGFFPRIRKAYLIGEAAPEFSGTLGAQVAHEISQTLDVAVEHAARDAEASGLSDAVVLLSPACASFDQYRNFEIRGTRFRELVQALPGVMPVV, from the coding sequence ATGATCCCCGTCACGTCCCTTGCCGGCAAGACCGTCGCAGTGTTCGGCCTCGGCGGCTCGGGGCTCGCCTCCTGCCACGCCCTGAAGGCCGGCGGCGCCGAGGTGATCGCGGCCGACGACAATGCCGAGAACGTCGCCAAGGCCGCGCAGGCCGGTTTCATCACGGCGGATTTGCGCAACGTCTCCTGGGCGAATTTCGCTAGCCTCGTGCTTGCGCCCGGCGTGCCGCTGACGCATCCGGTGCCGCACTGGAGCGTGCTGAAGGCGCGCGAGGCCGGTGTCGAGGTGATCGGCGACATCGAGCTGTTCTGCCGCGAGCGGCGGCGCCACGCGCCGGATGCGCCGTTCGTTGCCATCACCGGCACCAACGGCAAGTCGACCACGACGGCGCTGATCGCGCATCTGACCAAGGTTGCCGGCTACGATACCCAGATGGGCGGCAATATCGGCACCGCGATCCTGTCGCTGGAGCCGCCGCGGATGGGCCGCGTCCACGTCATCGAGATGTCGTCCTACCAGATCGACCTCACGCCCTCGCTCGATCCCTCCGTCGGCATCCTGCTCAATATCAGTGAGGACCACATCGATCGTCACGGCACCGTCGCGCACTACGCCGCGGTGAAAGAGCGCCTGGTTGCCGGTGTGCAGCCTGGCGGCACCTCCATCGTCGGTGTCGATGACGGCTATTGCCGCGACATCGCCGATCGGCTCGACCGTGCCGGCAAGAACGTGGTGCGCATCTCGGTCAAGAACCCGCTGGCGAGCGGCATCCATGTCGAGCACGGCAATATCGTGCGCACCTCAGGCGGCGCCCGCAGCGAAGTTGCCGCACTTGGCGGCATCGGCTCGTTGCGCGGCCAGCACAACGCGCAGAACGCGGCCTGCGCCGCCGCCGCCGCACTTGCGATGGGCATCAATCTCGATGTGCTCCAGAACGGCTTGCGCAGTTTTCCGGGTCTGGCGCATCGCATGGAGCAGGTCGGCCGTCGCGGCAACGTGCTGTTCGTCAACGATTCCAAGGGCACCAACGCCGACGCAACTGCGCATGCGCTGTCGTCCTTCTCGGACATCTTCTGGATTGCCGGCGGCAAGCCGAAGGCCGGCGGCATCACCAGCCTGACCGGTTTCTTCCCGCGCATCCGAAAAGCCTATCTGATCGGCGAGGCCGCGCCGGAGTTTTCGGGCACGCTGGGCGCGCAGGTCGCGCACGAGATCAGCCAGACACTGGACGTCGCCGTCGAGCACGCGGCGCGCGATGCGGAGGCCTCGGGGCTCAGCGACGCCGTCGTGCTGCTGTCACCTGCCTGCGCCTCCTTTGACCAGTACCGCAATTTCGAAATCCGCGGCACCAGGTTCCGCGAGCTGGTGCAAGCCTTGCCGGGCGTCATGCCGGTGGTGTGA
- the ftsW gene encoding putative lipid II flippase FtsW has protein sequence MLSREERTPFSEWWWTVDKPLMGAILALMLTGVILSLAASPPVATRIGLDPFHFFNRHVMFLAPSFMVMVGVSFLSPRSIRRSALIIFTVSIILIVVTLAIGPEVKGSRRWITLLGVNIQASEIAKPSFVVIAAWLFAESTKRPEMPATSMALVLLLMLVSLLVMEPDFGQTMLILMVWGSLFFIAGMRMIWVFGLAGLGAAGLFSAYLFVPHVAGRIKRFMNPASGDTFQVDTAMEAFYNGGWFGLGPGEGIAKRSLPDSHTDFVFAVAAEEFGIILCLAMLALFAFVVIRTLSRAYANEDMFSRFAASGLAILFGVQAAINMSVNLQLIPAKGMTLPFISYGGSSIVSLAYGVGMMLALTRLRPRTEVEASGHADAMRSYA, from the coding sequence ATGCTCTCCCGTGAAGAACGCACCCCCTTTTCCGAGTGGTGGTGGACCGTCGACAAGCCGCTGATGGGCGCCATCCTGGCGCTGATGCTGACCGGGGTGATCCTGTCGCTGGCCGCGAGCCCGCCGGTTGCGACCCGCATCGGGCTCGATCCCTTCCACTTCTTCAACCGCCACGTGATGTTCCTGGCGCCGTCCTTCATGGTGATGGTGGGCGTCTCCTTCCTGTCGCCGCGGTCGATTCGCCGAAGCGCGCTGATCATCTTCACGGTCAGCATCATTCTGATCGTCGTGACGCTCGCGATCGGCCCCGAGGTGAAGGGCTCGCGGCGCTGGATCACGCTGCTCGGCGTCAACATCCAGGCCTCCGAAATCGCAAAGCCGTCGTTCGTCGTCATCGCGGCCTGGCTGTTTGCGGAATCGACCAAGCGGCCGGAGATGCCGGCGACCTCGATGGCGCTGGTGCTGCTCTTGATGCTGGTCTCGCTGCTGGTGATGGAGCCGGATTTCGGCCAGACCATGCTGATCCTGATGGTGTGGGGCTCGCTGTTCTTCATCGCGGGCATGCGCATGATCTGGGTGTTCGGGCTGGCAGGCCTCGGTGCGGCCGGCCTGTTCAGCGCCTATCTGTTCGTCCCGCACGTCGCCGGCCGCATCAAGCGTTTCATGAATCCGGCCTCGGGCGATACCTTCCAGGTCGATACCGCCATGGAGGCCTTCTACAACGGCGGCTGGTTCGGCCTCGGACCGGGCGAGGGCATCGCCAAGCGCAGCCTGCCGGACAGCCATACCGACTTCGTGTTCGCGGTCGCCGCCGAGGAATTCGGCATCATCCTGTGCCTTGCCATGCTGGCGCTGTTCGCCTTCGTCGTGATCCGCACGCTGTCGCGCGCCTATGCCAACGAGGACATGTTCTCGCGCTTCGCGGCCTCGGGCCTTGCGATCCTGTTCGGCGTGCAGGCCGCGATCAACATGTCGGTGAACCTCCAGCTCATCCCCGCCAAGGGCATGACGCTGCCGTTCATCTCCTACGGTGGCTCCTCGATCGTGTCGCTGGCCTATGGCGTCGGCATGATGCTGGCGCTGACGCGCCTGCGCCCGCGCACCGAAGTCGAGGCGAGCGGCCACGCCGACGCGATGCGCAGCTACGCGTGA
- the murG gene encoding undecaprenyldiphospho-muramoylpentapeptide beta-N-acetylglucosaminyltransferase, translating into MDTSPLILLAAGGTGGHLFPAEALGVELIRRGFRVRLVTDERALRYSGLFSKDMIDVVSSETARGRNPLQLAYAGLTLAAGTLSAYSLIKRLKPVAVVGFGGYPTLPPLVAAKFAGVPGIIHDANAVLGRANRFLSSRVRAIATSLPGVLDRDPALSGKTTTVGTPMRPAVLAAAAVKYSAPETNGPLRLLVVGGSQGARIMADIVPGAIERLEPALWGRLVLTQQVRDEDMTRVRAVYDRLKINAELAPFFTDLPARLASNHLVVSRSGAGTVAELAAIGRPSILVPLPGSIDQDQFANAGVLVKVNGAIRIPQTEFTADRLAAEISAFAAEPARLAAMAEAAGGAGRLDAAERLADLVVKVAGL; encoded by the coding sequence ATGGACACGTCCCCCCTGATTCTTCTCGCCGCGGGCGGCACCGGCGGCCATCTGTTTCCGGCCGAGGCGCTGGGCGTCGAGCTGATCCGGCGCGGCTTTCGCGTCCGCCTCGTGACGGACGAGCGCGCGCTCCGTTACAGCGGGCTGTTCAGCAAGGACATGATCGATGTCGTGTCGAGCGAGACCGCGCGCGGCCGCAATCCGCTCCAGCTCGCCTATGCCGGACTCACGCTCGCCGCCGGCACGCTGTCCGCTTACAGCCTGATCAAGCGCCTGAAGCCCGTCGCCGTCGTCGGCTTTGGCGGCTATCCGACGCTGCCGCCGTTGGTCGCGGCGAAATTCGCCGGCGTGCCCGGCATCATCCACGACGCCAATGCGGTGCTCGGCCGCGCCAATCGGTTCCTGTCGAGCCGCGTTCGCGCCATCGCAACGTCCTTGCCCGGCGTTCTCGACCGCGATCCGGCGCTCTCCGGCAAGACCACGACGGTCGGCACGCCGATGCGCCCGGCAGTGCTCGCCGCGGCTGCTGTCAAATATTCTGCCCCTGAAACCAACGGGCCGCTGCGCCTGCTCGTCGTCGGCGGCAGCCAGGGCGCACGCATCATGGCCGATATCGTGCCGGGCGCAATTGAGCGGCTCGAGCCCGCGCTGTGGGGCCGGCTCGTCCTTACCCAGCAGGTGCGCGACGAGGACATGACTCGCGTGCGCGCGGTCTACGACAGGCTCAAGATCAATGCCGAGCTCGCGCCGTTCTTCACCGACCTGCCGGCACGGCTCGCTTCAAATCATCTCGTGGTATCGCGCTCCGGTGCCGGCACGGTCGCCGAGCTCGCCGCGATTGGCCGGCCCTCGATCCTGGTGCCGCTGCCGGGTTCGATCGACCAGGACCAGTTCGCCAATGCCGGCGTACTGGTCAAGGTCAATGGCGCGATCCGCATCCCGCAGACCGAGTTCACCGCCGATCGCCTCGCCGCCGAAATCTCCGCCTTCGCCGCCGAGCCCGCGCGCCTTGCCGCCATGGCCGAGGCCGCCGGCGGCGCCGGCCGTCTCGATGCGGCCGAACGGCTGGCGGATCTGGTGGTCAAGGTCGCGGGACTCTGA